The following coding sequences lie in one Mycobacterium sp. DL440 genomic window:
- a CDS encoding DUF1330 domain-containing protein has translation MASAKGYVIITEDIKDPAGMGEYAKLASKAMGGATIVAVDQKPEVIEGAWHGTQTVVLEFESVDAAREWYYSDAYQAAAKVRQGAAECNGVILSGFPS, from the coding sequence ATGGCATCTGCTAAGGGCTACGTGATCATCACCGAGGACATCAAGGATCCGGCCGGCATGGGTGAGTACGCCAAGCTGGCGTCGAAGGCGATGGGCGGCGCCACGATCGTGGCCGTGGACCAGAAGCCGGAGGTGATCGAGGGCGCGTGGCACGGCACGCAGACGGTGGTGCTGGAGTTCGAATCCGTCGACGCCGCGCGTGAGTGGTACTACTCCGACGCCTACCAGGCGGCCGCCAAGGTCCGTCAAGGCGCAGCGGAGTGCAACGGCGTCATCCTTTCCGGCTTCCCCTCCTGA
- a CDS encoding ferredoxin: MRVRVDEDRCAGHGMCLTLCPEVFEMSDDGWAVADPDEVPAGLEDAAREAIDNCPERAISEIDN; the protein is encoded by the coding sequence ATGCGGGTCAGGGTTGACGAGGACCGTTGCGCCGGCCACGGCATGTGCCTGACGCTGTGCCCCGAGGTCTTCGAGATGTCAGACGATGGTTGGGCGGTGGCCGACCCGGACGAGGTTCCGGCCGGGCTCGAAGATGCCGCGCGCGAGGCGATAGACAACTGCCCGGAGCGGGCAATCAGCGAAATCGACAACTAG